Proteins encoded within one genomic window of Macrotis lagotis isolate mMagLag1 chromosome 3, bilby.v1.9.chrom.fasta, whole genome shotgun sequence:
- the EIF4G2 gene encoding eukaryotic translation initiation factor 4 gamma 2 yields MLGNIKFIGELGKLDLIHESILHKCIKTLLEKKKRVQLKDMGEDLECLCQIMRTVGPRLDHERAKSLMDQYFARMCSLMLSKELPARIRFLLQDTVELREHNWVPRKAFLDNGPKTINQIRQDAVKDLGVFIPAPMAQGMRSDFFLEGPFMPPRMKLDRDPLGGLADMFGQMPGSGIGTGPGVIQDRFSPTMGRHRSNQLFNGHGGHIMPPQSQFGEMGGKFMKSQGLSQLYHNQSQGLLSQLQGQSKDMPPRFSKKGQLNADEISLRPAQSFLMNKNQVPKLQPQITMIPPSAQPPRTQTPPLGQTPQLGLKTNPPLIQEKPAKISKKPPPSKEELLKLTEAVVTEYLNSGNANDAVNGVREMRAPKHFLPEMLSKVIIQSLDRTDEDKEKASALISLLKQEGIATSDNFMQAFLNVLDQCPKLEVDIPLVKSYLAQFAARAIISELVSISELAQPLESGTHFPLFLLCLQQLAKLQDREWLTELFQQSKVNMQKMLPEIDQNKDRMLEILEGKGLSFLFPLLKLEKELLKQIKLDPSPQTIYKWIKDNISPKLHVDKGFVNILMTSFLQYISSEVSPPNEETDSSSAPSKEQLEQEKQLLLSFKPVMQKFLHDHVDLQVSALYALQVHCYNNNFPKGMLLRFFVHFYDMEIIEEEAFLAWKEDITQEFPGKGKALFQVNQWLTWLETAEEEESEEEAD; encoded by the exons ATGTTGGGGAACATCAAATTCATTGGAGAACTTGGCAAGCTTGATCTTATTCATGAATCTATCCTTCATAAGTGCATCAAAACA CTtttggaaaagaagaagagagtaCAACTCAAAGATATGGGAGAGGATTTGGAGTGCCTCTGTCAGATAATGAGGACAGTGGGGCCTAGGTTAGACCATGAAAGAGCCAAG TCCTTAATGGATCAGTATTTTGCCCGAATGTGTTCCTTAATGCTAAGTAAGGAATTGCCAGCAAGGATTCGTTTCCTGCTGCAG gataCTGTGGAGTTGCGAGAACACAATTGGGTTCCTCGCAAAGCTTTTCTTGACAATGGACCAAAGACGATCAATCAAATCCGTCAAGATGCAGTAAAA GATCTAGGAGTTTTTATTCCTGCTCCTATGGCTCAAGGGATGAGAAGTGACTTTTTCCTGGAGGGACCGTTTATGCCCCCCAGGATGAAACTCGACAGGGACCCACTTGGAGGACTTGCTGATATGTTTGGACAAATGCCAG GTAGCGGAATTGGTACTGGTCCAGGAGTTATCCAGGATAGATTTTCACCCACCATGGGACGTCATCGATCAAATCAACTCTTCAATGGCCATGGGGGTCATATCATGCCTCCACAATCCCAGTTTGGAGAGATGGGAGGCAAGTTTATGAAAAGCCAG GGGCTAAGCCAGCTCTACCATAACCAGAGTCAGGGACTCTTATCCCAGCTGCAAGGACAGTCGAAGGATATGCCACCTCGGTTTTCTAAAAAAGGACAGCTTAATGCAGATGAG ATTAGTCTGAGGCCTGCTCAATCTTTCCTAATGAATAAAAATCAAGTGCCAAAGCTTCAGCCCCAGATAACTATGATTCCTCCCAGTGCACAACCACCACGCACTCAAACACCACCTCTGGGACAG ACTCCTCAGCTTGGCCTCAAAACTAATCCACCACTTATTCAAGAAAAGCCTGCCAAGATCAGTAAAAAACCTCCACCATCAAAAGAAGAACTACTCAAACTAACT GAAGCTGTGGTGACAGAGTATCTGAATAGTGGGAATGCAAATGATGCTGTCAATGGTGTACGTGAAATGAGGGCCCCCAAACATTTTCTCCCAGAAATGTTAAGCAAAGTAATCATCCAATCACTAGACAGGACtgatgaagacaaagaaaaagcaagtgCTTTGATCAGTTTACTTAAACAGGAAGGAATAGCCACTAGTGACAACTTTATGCAG GCTTTCCTGAATGTATTGGATCAGTGCCCAAAACTTGAGGTAGACATCCCTTTGGTGAAATCCTATTTAGCACAGTTTGCAGCCCGGGCCATCATTTCAGAGTTGGTGAGCATTTCAGAGCTAGCTCAACCACTGGAAAGCGGCACCCACTTCCCTCTCTTCTTACTTTGCCTTCAACAATTAGCTAAGTTACAAGATCGTGAATGGTTAACAGAACTTTTCCAACAAAGCAAAGTCAATATGCAGAAAATGCTTCcag AAATCGATCAGAATAAGGATCGAATGTTGGAGATTTTGGAGGGAAAGGGACTTAGTTTCTTGTTCCCACTTCTCAAATTGGAGAAGGAACTGTTGAAGCAAATAAAGTTGGATCCATCCCCTCAAACCATATATAAATGGATTAAAGACAACATTTCTCCCAAACTTCATGTAGACAAGGGATTTGTGAACATTTTAATGACTAG CTTCTTGCAGTATATCTCTAGTGAAGTAAGCCCACCCAATGAGGAAACGGATTCTTCCTCTGCTCCTTCCAAAGAGCAGTTGGAGCAGGAAAAACAGCTGCTTCTCTCTTTCAAGCCAGTAATGCAGAAGTTCCTTCATGATCACGTTGACCTACAAGTTAGTGCCCTGTATGCTCTTCAGGTGCACTGCTACAATAACAACTTTCCAAAAG GCATGTTACTGCGCTTCTTTGTTCATTTCTATGATATGGAAATAATTGAAGAGGAAGCTTTCCTAGCATGGAAAGAGGATATAACCCAAGAGTTTCCAGGGAAGGGCAAGGCTTTATTCCAG GTCAACCAATGGCTCACCTGGCTGGAAACTGCTGAAGAAGAAGAATCAGAGGAAGAAGCTGACTAA